DNA sequence from the Pichia kudriavzevii chromosome 4, complete sequence genome:
ccccccccccccccccctcaGGGGATAGACAATTACCGCCATGTCCCACATACGCCCACTTGATATTCTCTGTGAGTTTTGATGTAGACACTTTTATATTATACGGTTGTTCATTGGGAGGTGTATCTACATTTGCCGTAGCTTGACGTTGTATATTCTCTGTTGCTTTGTAAATACTCACTCCAAACACTCTCCACTATGGCTTCCAACGACGGCTTGACTGCCAGCAAGatcttcatcaccatttcCTATATTTTGTCGGTATTTGGATCTCTATTCTACCTCCTGCCCCACTTGAACGACAAGCACTTTTTGACCCCCTTTTCAGGTACGTTTATTGTCACGGCCATCTTTTGGATATTGACGCTTCTACTCCAGTTTGTCTTTATCACCAAAGTCttgttcaacaacaatgtaTCTCCATCAAACCAGTCCTCGGCAATTGCTGTCATTGGCCCTCATTTCACAACTTCAAATATCTTACACTTCTTTTGGTGCTACTTTTTCTCAAGAGAACGTTTTGTCATTTCAGAGGTACTCTTAATTGTCAACTTGTTGAACCAATTGACCTTATATTTCTCTCACAAGACGATTGCTATAAAGTCGCTGCCAGACTGGCTAACCGTTCACCTCCCTGTAACAGGAACACCGCTTGCATGGTCCCTATACGCAATTCTCTGGAACGGTGCTACAATGTTCCACTCCCATAATAAGTCCCTGTTGCCTCGTCTTCTCGccaatatcttcatttgGGAGTTGTTTGTCGTTCCAATGGCCTTGCTAGTATTCTACAAGGATTGGTCGGTCGGCTTGGCAACCTCCTTTTTGGCATTGGGTATGGGCTTTGGCCAAATGTTCACAAAGTTAGTTGCTCTTCAATGGATCTTTGCCTTTGTTATTGCCGGCGCAAACTTCACCTTCTCCGTCTTGAGCATGTTCAACTCAGCTGTCGCACAGTCTCAAACAACTACCTCAACAGATCAAGCACCACTACTTGCTTGAATGAAGCCCCTTAACGGGCTCCCTAAATTCTATTTTACTTATATTTACATTAcattattttattttattttatttcagGTATCCTTCAGTAGTGAACCTGCTACTTCCAGCACACATACAATCAAGCaaaccaaaaacaaaaaaaaaaaagatcaaaaaataatcatgACATTACCCTATTTACCATCTTTATAACCACCACACATTTtatttaaaatttcaaacctTACCTCACTCTTGGTCTTGCCCGTTGCATAACTAATCTGTGTTAACGTGCAGTCATGTCCAACAAGACTCGTCAGGGTGTCCCGCTTGACATTCTCTAAATACTCCCCCCTAGTGGTATCTGCATCGCCGAGTCCCACATATCGTGTCTTAAGCGTCTGATATAACTGCCTCTCCCGACTATTCTCCATTGACTGGATGTACCTCTCTATACTCTCTCCACCAGGAAGAAGGATGGCGGTGTTAGGTGTCTCTTATTCTCCTCTCTTGGTTCcttaattgaaaaatttgcGCATTGATAAGAAACCGGGAAAGGCTGGTGCCCCTGTATCACGTGACGTTGGCGGCTTACATGCGCCACGGTTGGTTTCTAGAGTCAGAGGAATGGGCCTTCCTGCACAGATTGTCCGGGATCTAAGGTTGTAAACTACAGATTGACAGTGCCTTTTATTGTTCCATTTTATAATCGTGGAATACGTATTCGATGATGTTGGTGTAAAACTCCCCACCATTTAAAGATGAGGTGATAAAACTGACATTTTGTTATATAACTAAGGCAAAAGGTGAAGTCAGCTTATTTCATAATTAGTTTCAACCTCCCGCAGATTACCGAAGTACGCCTTAACTGTATTCGAAGCTATCGGCTAGATACTGAATTCTCTATAAAAATCATGATACCTGCTGGCAGTTGAGAGAAATGTCGGTATCCTGGTGCCTCCATGTTTTGCGCAACAGGTTTTTCGATTCTAGAGAAACTGCCCTACAGATTATGGTTGGCATAGAGAGCACCAGCCACGTAAACTCTAATCGGAGGTTACTAGATTGTACCCTGACAAATATACTTTCAGAGATCGTAAAACAAGCTGGAAGCGATTGTGAGCTGTTCTTCTGCGCATAAGCcttgaaataaaaagctTGTCTTGAGGCTTGTACGCTTAGAACTAAGCTCGGCTTGGTTACACAAGATGTAATGATTGCATCCTTTTTAGTTGCATCTTCCCATGTAGTACTTCTAGTGACAACAATTAGTCGTAATAGATGCTCTTATGTATATATTCTCACGAGCACGTACTATTTCTTTTCCACTGTGATTgagcaagaaaaatgacgtaaactgaaaaaaaaaaggaacaagatttatcaaatcaCTTGAAACGTGTTGAGCttatgaaatttttcaatatttctCGTCCATCAATATACTGCCATCATGATACAGCTCCCAACCcatctttatttttatcGCTTGTCAATCAAGGCATTATAACATGAGTGCCCAGTGGTCGTACATCACTGAAGAGTTACTCGCGTCGCCCTTGAGCGTCTCGACCCTTGTTGAATCTCTGAAAACAACGCCagaatcaattgatgatgtATTCTACGAACTGATATTGAGCATCGCCGAGTATGATCGTGCCTCGACGGCAACATACTCTTCAATTCTGGCTGCATTGTTCAAAGAGTTCCCTAATAAAGAGGAGAAGTTTCTTGTTCTCTCACAGGCATTCCCGtcaacatcttcattaaattcatttttgaagaattgcTCGATTGACAAGTCTCTGAAAGTGTTACACcttgataaaaatatacTCAAATCTGAAGGAATATTCCCAGATTATGGACGGTACCAGTATATTGATGCACGTACAAGGATTTTTTCAGTTGATTCTTATTCCTCCCTCCATGAGTCAAGTGAAGGTTTTGCAAAGTATATCTCTGAGATTATAAGCTTCATGGATAAACCTGAAAATCCTTCAGATTTAGTAGACACGTTGGATCAGATTACAGTGATATATGAACTCGACGCAAATAGATGCACGCTTATAATGTTAAACATCTTTGCAAATTTCTTGGGTGATAAAGAAGATGTTGTTTTGGATATTTGTAGAAACTGTTCTTGGTGGAGAACGCAAGATTCAAATTCTTCCATACAATCCACCATTAATTCATACTTGTTGAATGTTCGAGAAGAGAATATTTTAGAGCTAAGAATGATCACGTTGCTCATCAAACACGAAATTTTGGACTTTAAGCAGGTGTATAACTGTCTAGGGCCTTTGAATGTGAAAATTATCGATTCTGCCACTACTGAAGCAAACgaatcaaatgaaatgaaTGAATTGCTTGATACGACTCTTgagcaaaaacaaaaagatgCTGCAGTTTCGAATGTATCTGCATTAGCGATGGCTTCCTTGTTACCTGATTCAGATGACGAGGAAGATAATAAGGGGGAAAAAGAGGACAAGGTAGCTACAAGCGAGACATTGGCACAGGAAACCATTCTTGacaaatccaaatatttcaataaGGTTCAACtccttgattcttttatACATTACAAGATGTTTGAGTATATTGATGTGGTGCTAGGAGAATTCCCAGAGATTCCTCTCATTTATGACAGAATAGCTGATCGCTTGAATGATTTGGTTGAATCCTTCATCACACCTTTTTACTTTGAGTTTGTCGACAACTTAAACTTACTAAGCGCCGATGTGGAGGTTGAAGTTACCATACAGATCAACAACCTTGATGAAATGTTTGATGCAGTTATTCCGTATGTGAACTTGCTAAAATATAAGATAATGCGGAATTCCTCATTAGTGACTAAGCTAGTACggattttgaaaactgcaatcttcaaaaatattgaagagaatgaaatatgctttgaatttttcaggAACTACATATTCCTTTACCTTCCATTTTCCCATAATATTCCTTTAGTTAATGAAAGCTTCAGTATATTGTCTTGCTATCCGTTGGAAACAAGGTACAATCTATACGGTGAGTATTCGGTAATGGTGAAAAAGGATCCGGCAACTAAACTTAATAACGATATTtgcgaaaaaaaaactaaagatttgttgaaacGTTTATCAGTTGAGAATATCAATACTTCTTGCCGTTCTTTGAACAAGCTAATCTCGGTTAACCCAATCGCCGCATCTAATACATTTATCTCTCATATTGAAAGCTATAGTTCATTGATAGAACTTGTCTGTGAATCTTCCAAGTTTTTTAACGACTTTGCATGGGATGTCATTACATACCAACTACTTACAAAGTTATATGGTAACCGATCCCCAATGCAGCCTGATGGTATTAACTACACTCAATGGTTTGGAAATTTGACACAATTTATTGGTAAACTGGGAAGTTTGTACCCTGAGTCTTTCCAGTTATCTCCGATTTTGCTATCCGTTGTGAAGAGCTTGATTAATAAAAACTTTTGcgttttggaaattttacAAGCCTTGATTAATTCCATGACAGGAATAAAACCGATTAACAATTTATCTTATCAACAGATCATGAGATTGAATGCAgagaaaagtttgaaacaGTTAGCTTATTTTTCTATTCAAGACAATAGAGAAATCACGCGTAGGTCGTGCTCCAAGTTGCTTCGCATAATGATAGACGATGgagttttttcaaaaatcttTATCCTTCTCTCACAAGTACAGTTTCATTTACTTAACGAAGTTGACAACAATCCCCTGAAAATTATTAACCAACGACTAGATGACGTGAACTTGTTGCTTCATAGTTTCATAACAACTTTTGAGTCCAACCTTGGCaacaaaacattcaaaGAGAACATGACATCTATTTCTAATTTGATCAAGAAATATAGCGTCAAACCTGAATGGTGTTTTGAGGTATGGAGACCATACATTGCGGAAGATTTAAGGAACTCGGATAATGACAACAATGTAATTGTTTCAGAGTTGAGGGAAAGTATCAAGGATGTTTTACCTTACCAATGGGAGCACATGAACATTGGTTTGTATATTATGTTTTGGATGTTGTCGTTATATGATATAAATTATCAAGATTTATCTTATATGATGGAATACTCAAATCTGAAGACGCAAATAACAGGCATCAATTTGAAGCTCAGACGTAGAAATGATTTACCTATGAAAGATGTGGTTGAGCTAGAGGAAAAACATCGCTATCTTACGCGTGTTTCCGCATACATTAAAGAGGACATGCTTACTCATGAGACTAATAACAGCttggtgatgaagaaaatcgaaaaagagaaagatcAATGGTTTGAGACCGCTGATGATAGTGGTATAAAGAAGACGATGTTGGCCTTTATGCAGTACTGCTTACTACCTAGGCTACAGCATTCATCATTTGATGCAGTATTTGTATctaaatttatttttatgCTGAATTCTTTGGATGTTCAAAATTATTCTTTGGCTCAAATTCTTGAGAACTTTTTTGTGAAGGATATACTTAAGGATTTATTGTACACGAATACCTCGTTACAGACTGAAAACCTTGCTTCATTTTATCAGTTGGttatcaagaaattgaaagaatggTGGTCAGATCCTGAAAAATATGCAAATGAGGGTCACAGCTTCAAATCAACACAAACTTATGAGGAGTATCGTTTGTTATTGAAGTCTTGGTTTGATAGCTTATTAAATCAGGTGATCAAATCCttggatgttgatgattACACCACTCGAAATAATACCATCTTATTCTTAAAGGTAATCCTTACCCAGTTCCCTGTAATTGAGGAACACGCAGACAAGTTACTTGATAGGGTGAACCAAATTGCCGAAACCGATGACAGAGAGGACATAAAGCTTGCCTCGCGTGCGCTTGTTGGGCTAGTCACattcaacaaatccaaattgCTTCCAGTCTGGGAGTTCTATAGTATGCCATCGGAcgagaaggaaaaggccATGAAGGCCAAGGCAGAAAAGATGAAAGCACAGCGAGAAAGAGATGAGGaggaaaggaaaagaaagttGGAAGAGGATCGGAAGGAAAGGGAACGGTTGATGGCAGAATCAGGCAAGCCTACATCCAAACCGTATGGATTGGtccaattgaaaactgaGAAGAAGGAACAAAGAACTCAGGATGTGCGTCCACAAAGATCCGGGAATAATCCATTACCGGAAAACAGCAAAGACAGGGAAAGCGATAAAACGACAGGACCAACCATCAGAGAAACTAGTCCAGTGAGAGACAGTAACAAAGAAGTTGTAAAGAGTTCTTCTGGTCAACATGAAGACAATCATGGTCCAaccaaaaatcaaaatatggTGGAAGATTCTAGTAAGCCTCCTAACACTGGTGTGAATATGGCAAGTATCACAACTCTGGATTATGCTTCGATTCCGGGAGGCCCTAAGCCTGTGAGTGATGCATCATCAGCAAAGGTTGGTCCGTTATCTTTGGAATCAAAGACCGCTGTCGACAAAACCACTGTCGACAAAACTGCTTTGCTTCCTGTAAAAGAGCAATTGAATACTACCACATCAGCTTCGGGGCAAGTTTCCACTCCTCTGCAGCAGAAACTGTTGGTAAAAACCACAAAGGAAGTATCTGACAGGTCATCCAGCGGGaactcaaattcaagaacaAAGTCTGCATCTATGACCCCCCATTCACGAATTTCCAATACAAAAATGGACGCAAGTAACCAGAACGAGTCCAGATCTGCAGACAAGGCAAGAGCAACTTCTAATGCACCACGCGAGAGAGACCAAAGGAACGGTGCCAACCAAAGAAACGGTGCCAACCAAAGAAGCTACGATGGACAAATGGGGTACAGAAATTCAAGAGAGTCTCGAAAAGACTACAGTAGCTACCGTGATAGCGGTCATCCCGAAGGTAGTAATCGAGATGCGTATAGGAAGGACGGAACTGGACGAAACAGCAGAGACGACAGAGTTGCTAGAGACAGCAGAGAATCTCAACGAAAGACGCCTAGTCAGAAATCCCAGTACCGAGACGAGAGAGATGATCATGGCAGAGGTAGAGGTGCCTGGGATAGGTATGATGAGGGGCGCAGTAGCCGGTATTACGACTCATATGACTACCAGAGAGACCGTAGAGACTCAAGGGATACACGGGACTATCGAACTTCACGAGACGCACGTTCCTCTCGTGCCCCACTGCCGCCACCGTCAGCACCACCTCCCCCACAGTCCGCCTCTACTCCCCCAGGAGGAGGTAACAAGCGTTCCAGTTATGACAGCCAAAGTGGTAGAGAGAAACGTCGGAAATTTTGATTGTAtggttgtttctctttaaGTGTATATTTCTGTGTATTGAAAAGACAGTATTGAATTTGCCGTTTTAGGTAACTATTGGACCTATAATTTCCTTCTCTAATGAGATTTGACAAATGAGCGAAATAAAATAAGAAGGAAAACATGCTTTCAACTAACCGGTTGGAATTGCCTCTTTAGTccactattttttttcctcacTCGGTTCAAGAGATATTAGGAGCGAATTTAATTTGTCTGGTTTATGGATTTTCGCCCTGATAATCGCCGATTAGCTATTTGGATTGGAATTGTTGGCGCTGAGATTAGATACCGAGTTCTTCTCGTAGAGGTGAGTGTtatattgaacaatttgCTTTATACAACGCCCCATCTGATATCCATAGACAACACCGAGAACATGTCGTCACTCACAAAGCTCATGAACGAGCAGAAAAAGGCGTCTGTGTCTTATGATAACACGATCCATTCATATAATGGGACCATTACTACTGCAGTATCTGTTGAAACTTCGCCAGATGACGAAGACGAAGCATATGATCCACGAAATGGCTCCAAATCTCCATCTACGGCATCGAGGCTTCTTCCTAGGTctctgaagaagaaatcgGCATTGCCTCCCTCCACCATACGGTTGAATACTGGGttggatgttgttgatgcGCCGCCATCTGTTagaaatgatgaaattttagctattgataatgatacTTCACTGTTAGCACCGGGCACTGATTTGACTATGACAGGTGTAGGGACTGACAGAACAGAATACACAAGCTCCTCTGCCATCCCCGTTCAGCATTCTAGGGCGCCATCGGTGGTATCGAAGAACCCGTCCTTCAAGAACTCCCTTTCGAGTTCCTTCTCTCAGTTATCGATCAATATCCCGTATAGTGCACCAGGTAATCACAAACCATCACAATCACTCTCGTCATCCAACATGAGCTCGTCATTTACTAATATGCCTATAAATGGCCAATTTATCACGGGTAATTCATTGGCATCTCCTACAGTCAGTTCTAGTCAAATTGATTCTAGATTCATTGTTTCCAAACAGAAAATCGAAGCTAGGACTCTCTCTGCATCCCATAACAACAAATCATCATCCACGCTATCCAgctttttttctaaatCTAGAAGATCAACAGCAACTAATTTTGATGGGGTGTCGGCATCTCCTGGTAAAGCTGGAATGTCGACGACATACCACCCATCAAGTACATCGCATTTCCCATCACAGCAGAACCCCGAGGGCGTGCCACCACCCCAATCAAGCTTTGATAGCAACTCTAGCTCAACTAGGCACTCATCAATGGCAGACTTGAGAAGATTCTTCAAGAGATCGTCCTCAATAAATCAAAGTAGCGTGTCATCCTCACCTAGAGTCTCAAACTTGAGTGCAGGGCTAACTTCCCAACGAAAAGGTTCAGTATCAATCAATGTCCAAGGAAATGCACCATCAAATAACAACGGACTTTCAGTGAATTCACCTTCTGCACacaattcttctttgtcGATGGCAAATTCTAATTTTCCTCCGCCTTTatcgtcatcgtcatccTCAACACATTTATTCAATGCCTCAAACACATACTCTCCCATCCAAGCTCCTCCCAATGCTATTACCATCAACAATGGAACACCAAACTCACATCTATCTCAAACTCCAAATTCCTTGTATGGGAAGTCTCCAGGTTCAGGCCTAGTTTATGGAAGCGGGTCACCGGAAGTTACCCGTCATTATGACCCTTCACCAAAAGTTAACAGCCTTTCTACATCTGCCTCCTCCACTTCtaccatcaacaacatttCAATTGGTGGTAATACCACGTCTATACCGTTCAGTAAGAGATATGTCAAATTTGGCGAAAACCTAGgtgctggtgctggtggTCAAGTCAAATTGCTTAGAAGGCTCGCTGATAACAAGGTTTTCGCCGTCAAGGAATTCAGAGCAAAGTTCACTACAGAGAGTAAAAGAGACTATACTAAGAAAATTACCAGTGAATATTGCATTGGTTCAACTTTGAAGCATCCCAATGTAATTGAGACAATTGAAATATCCTTTGAAAATGACAGATTGGTTCAAGTCATGGAGTATTGTGACTATGATTTATTTGCGATTGTTATGTCCAATAAAATGACGGAGAATGAAATCAACTGTTGTTTCAAGCAGATCTTGAATGGGTTAAGGTACATCCATTCTATAGGTTTGGCACATCGAGATTTGAAACTAGACAATTGTGTGATCAACAAGGATGGTATTGttaaaatcattgattttggttCGGCAGTTGTTTATCAGTATCCATTTTCAAACAAGTTGATTGAAGCCACAGGAATCGTTGGTTCTGATCCATATTTAGCGCCAGAAGTGTGCGTCTTCAACACATATGATCCAAGGCCTGTTGATATTTGGTCAACTGCCATTATGTATTGTTGCATGGTGCTGAAGAAATTCCCATGGAAAATCCCTAAATTGAGTGATCC
Encoded proteins:
- a CDS encoding uncharacterized protein (PKUD0D04580; similar to Saccharomyces cerevisiae YDL214C (PRR2) and YNL183C (NPR1); ancestral locus Anc_2.71) is translated as MDFRPDNRRLAIWIGIVGAEIRYRVLLVEVSVILNNLLYTTPHLISIDNTENMSSLTKLMNEQKKASVSYDNTIHSYNGTITTAVSVETSPDDEDEAYDPRNGSKSPSTASRLLPRSLKKKSALPPSTIRLNTGLDVVDAPPSVRNDEILAIDNDTSLLAPGTDLTMTGVGTDRTEYTSSSAIPVQHSRAPSVVSKNPSFKNSLSSSFSQLSINIPYSAPGNHKPSQSLSSSNMSSSFTNMPINGQFITGNSLASPTVSSSQIDSRFIVSKQKIEARTLSASHNNKSSSTLSSFFSKSRRSTATNFDGVSASPGKAGMSTTYHPSSTSHFPSQQNPEGVPPPQSSFDSNSSSTRHSSMADLRRFFKRSSSINQSSVSSSPRVSNLSAGLTSQRKGSVSINVQGNAPSNNNGLSVNSPSAHNSSLSMANSNFPPPLSSSSSSTHLFNASNTYSPIQAPPNAITINNGTPNSHLSQTPNSLYGKSPGSGLVYGSGSPEVTRHYDPSPKVNSLSTSASSTSTINNISIGGNTTSIPFSKRYVKFGENLGAGAGGQVKLLRRLADNKVFAVKEFRAKFTTESKRDYTKKITSEYCIGSTLKHPNVIETIEISFENDRLVQVMEYCDYDLFAIVMSNKMTENEINCCFKQILNGLRYIHSIGLAHRDLKLDNCVINKDGIVKIIDFGSAVVYQYPFSNKLIEATGIVGSDPYLAPEVCVFNTYDPRPVDIWSTAIMYCCMVLKKFPWKIPKLSDPSFKAFASREPGVTFGELLKRLPDSLEPSPISSIPEGTEIEGHTASDKDTNEAAGEPIHTSDLIGEDRLLKALKPAPRKLIGKMVRLAPACRISIDEIFETPWIKSLEMCSVVNENGEPANNGKLVPGSDHTHTQVDQSVAHIACFERAKKKQAAKK
- a CDS encoding uncharacterized protein (PKUD0D04550; Pfam Domains: DUF1774(1.7e-31)), whose product is MASNDGLTASKIFITISYILSVFGSLFYLLPHLNDKHFLTPFSGTFIVTAIFWILTLLLQFVFITKVLFNNNVSPSNQSSAIAVIGPHFTTSNILHFFWCYFFSRERFVISEVLLIVNLLNQLTLYFSHKTIAIKSLPDWLTVHLPVTGTPLAWSLYAILWNGATMFHSHNKSLLPRLLANIFIWELFVVPMALLVFYKDWSVGLATSFLALGMGFGQMFTKLVALQWIFAFVIAGANFTFSVLSMFNSAVAQSQTTTSTDQAPLLA
- a CDS encoding uncharacterized protein (PKUD0D04560; similar to Saccharomyces cerevisiae YNL138W-A (YSF3); ancestral locus Anc_2.126) — its product is MENSRERQLYQTLKTRYVGLGDADTTRGEYLENVKRDTLTSLVGHDCTLTQISYATGKTKSEVRFEILNKMCGGYKDGK
- a CDS encoding uncharacterized protein (PKUD0D04570; similar to Saccharomyces cerevisiae YNL139C (THO2); ancestral locus Anc_2.125), with protein sequence MSAQWSYITEELLASPLSVSTLVESLKTTPESIDDVFYELILSIAEYDRASTATYSSILAALFKEFPNKEEKFLVLSQAFPSTSSLNSFLKNCSIDKSLKVLHLDKNILKSEGIFPDYGRYQYIDARTRIFSVDSYSSLHESSEGFAKYISEIISFMDKPENPSDLVDTLDQITVIYELDANRCTLIMLNIFANFLGDKEDVVLDICRNCSWWRTQDSNSSIQSTINSYLLNVREENILELRMITLLIKHEILDFKQVYNCLGPLNVKIIDSATTEANESNEMNELLDTTLEQKQKDAAVSNVSALAMASLLPDSDDEEDNKGEKEDKVATSETLAQETILDKSKYFNKVQLLDSFIHYKMFEYIDVVLGEFPEIPLIYDRIADRLNDLVESFITPFYFEFVDNLNLLSADVEVEVTIQINNLDEMFDAVIPYVNLLKYKIMRNSSLVTKLVRILKTAIFKNIEENEICFEFFRNYIFLYLPFSHNIPLVNESFSILSCYPLETRYNLYGEYSVMVKKDPATKLNNDICEKKTKDLLKRLSVENINTSCRSLNKLISVNPIAASNTFISHIESYSSLIELVCESSKFFNDFAWDVITYQLLTKLYGNRSPMQPDGINYTQWFGNLTQFIGKLGSLYPESFQLSPILLSVVKSLINKNFCVLEILQALINSMTGIKPINNLSYQQIMRLNAEKSLKQLAYFSIQDNREITRRSCSKLLRIMIDDGVFSKIFILLSQVQFHLLNEVDNNPLKIINQRLDDVNLLLHSFITTFESNLGNKTFKENMTSISNLIKKYSVKPEWCFEVWRPYIAEDLRNSDNDNNVIVSELRESIKDVLPYQWEHMNIGLYIMFWMLSLYDINYQDLSYMMEYSNLKTQITGINLKLRRRNDLPMKDVVELEEKHRYLTRVSAYIKEDMLTHETNNSLVMKKIEKEKDQWFETADDSGIKKTMLAFMQYCLLPRLQHSSFDAVFVSKFIFMLNSLDVQNYSLAQILENFFVKDILKDLLYTNTSLQTENLASFYQLVIKKLKEWWSDPEKYANEGHSFKSTQTYEEYRLLLKSWFDSLLNQVIKSLDVDDYTTRNNTILFLKVILTQFPVIEEHADKLLDRVNQIAETDDREDIKLASRALVGLVTFNKSKLLPVWEFYSMPSDEKEKAMKAKAEKMKAQRERDEEERKRKLEEDRKERERLMAESGKPTSKPYGLVQLKTEKKEQRTQDVRPQRSGNNPLPENSKDRESDKTTGPTIRETSPVRDSNKEVVKSSSGQHEDNHGPTKNQNMVEDSSKPPNTGVNMASITTLDYASIPGGPKPVSDASSAKVGPLSLESKTAVDKTTVDKTALLPVKEQLNTTTSASGQVSTPLQQKLLVKTTKEVSDRSSSGNSNSRTKSASMTPHSRISNTKMDASNQNESRSADKARATSNAPRERDQRNGANQRNGANQRSYDGQMGYRNSRESRKDYSSYRDSGHPEGSNRDAYRKDGTGRNSRDDRVARDSRESQRKTPSQKSQYRDERDDHGRGRGAWDRYDEGRSSRYYDSYDYQRDRRDSRDTRDYRTSRDARSSRAPLPPPSAPPPPQSASTPPGGGNKRSSYDSQSGREKRRKF